Part of the Pseudomonas sp. P8_241 genome is shown below.
TTACGCGTCCGGCAGTGCCTGGAATGGCGACTCTTTATCCGTGCGTTCTTTTTTACCCCAGGCGGCAATGCCGACCTTGAGCGCATAGAACAGGATGCTGAATACCACGAACAGGAACAGCGCGGTCAGCGTTGCGTTGGTGTAGGCGTTGAAGATCACGTGTTGCATCTGCGTAATGTCCTTGGCCGGGGCGAGAATCTGGCCATTGGCCAAGGCATCGCTGTATTTTTTCGCCAACGCCAGGAAGCCGATCGCCGGGTTGGCGTCGAACAGCTTGATGAAGCCTGCGGTGGTGGTGCAGATCAGCAGCCATACTGCCGGCAGCATGGTCACCCAGACATAACGCTGGCGCTTCATCTTGATCAGTACCACGGTGCCGAGCATCAATGCGATACCGGCCAGCATCTGGTTGGAGATGCCGAACAACGGCCACAAGGTGTTGATGCCACCCAGTGGATCGATCACGCCCTGGTACAGCAACCAACCCCACATGGCCACACAACCGGCGGTGGCAATCAGGTTGGCGGTCCAGGATTCGGTGCGTTTCAACGCTGGCACGAAAGAGCCGAGCAAATCCTGGAGCATGAAGCGCCCGGCTCGGGTGCCGGCGTCGACTGCCGTCAGGATGAACAGCGCTTCGAACAGGATCGCGAAGTGGTACCAGAACGCCATGGTGTTTTCACCCGGCAGAACACTGTGCAGGATCTGCGCGATACCGACCGCCAGGGTCGGTGCACCGCCGGCACGGGCCAGGATGGTGGTTTCACCGATGTCGTGGGCCACTGCCTGCAGCGCTTCCGGGGTAATTGCAAAGCCCCAGCTGCTGACGGCTTGCGCCACTGCCACCACATCACCGCCGACCACGGCCGGTGGGCTGTTCATGGCGAAGTACACGCCAGGTTCGATCACCGATGCTGCAACCATGGCCATGATGGCGACGAAGGACTCCATCAGCATGCCGCCGTAGCCGATGTAACGGGCGTTGGTTTCGTTATCCAGTAACTTCGGCGTGGTGCCGGAAGAAATCAGCGCATGGAAACCGGAGACCGCGCCGCAGGCAATGGTGATGAACAGGAACGGGAACAGACCGCCTTTCCATACCGGACCGGTGCCGTCGACGAACTGGGTCAGCGCCGGCATTTTCAGCTCGGGCATGGTCACCAGGATGCCGATGGCCAATGCGACGATGGTGCCGATCTTGAGGAAGGTCGACAGGTAGTCGCGCGGGGCCAGAATCAGCCACACCGGCAACACTGCGGCGACGAAACCGTAGCCAATCAACATCCAGGTAATCTGGATACCGGTAAAGGTAAAGGCCTTGGCCCACACCGGATCGGCGGCTATCTGCCCGCCGAGCCAGATCGAACCGAGCAGCAACAGCACGCCGATCACCGAGATTTCGCCGATGCGACCCGGGCGGATGTAGCGCATGTAGATGCCCATGAACATCGCGATCGGGATGGTCGCCATCACCGTGAAAATACCCCACGGGCTCTCGGCCAGGGCTTTGACCACGATCAGCGCCAGCACCGCGAGGATGATGATCATGATCAGGAAGCAGCCGAACAGCGCGATGGTGCCGGGAATCCGGCCCATTTCTTCGCGGACCATATCGCCCAGGGAACGACCGTTGCGGCGGGTGGACATGAACAGGACCATGAAGTCCTGAACGGCACCGGCCAGCACCACCCCGGCGATCAGCCACAGCGTGCCGGGCAGGTAGCCCATCTGCGCCGCCAGGACCGGGCCGACCAGTGGACCTGCACCGGCGATGGCCGCGAAGTGGTGACCGAAGAGGATGTGTTTGTTGGTTGGAACGTAGTCCAGACCGTCGTTATTGAGCACGGCAGGGGTAGCCCGTCGCGCATCGAGTTGCATGACATTGTTGGCGATGAACAGACTGTAGTAGCGGTAGGCGACCAGATAGATGGCCACAGCAGCGACCACAATCCACAAG
Proteins encoded:
- a CDS encoding carbon starvation CstA family protein, translating into MKNNNSLLRHLPWLLLAIIGACALGVVALRRGEAINALWIVVAAVAIYLVAYRYYSLFIANNVMQLDARRATPAVLNNDGLDYVPTNKHILFGHHFAAIAGAGPLVGPVLAAQMGYLPGTLWLIAGVVLAGAVQDFMVLFMSTRRNGRSLGDMVREEMGRIPGTIALFGCFLIMIIILAVLALIVVKALAESPWGIFTVMATIPIAMFMGIYMRYIRPGRIGEISVIGVLLLLGSIWLGGQIAADPVWAKAFTFTGIQITWMLIGYGFVAAVLPVWLILAPRDYLSTFLKIGTIVALAIGILVTMPELKMPALTQFVDGTGPVWKGGLFPFLFITIACGAVSGFHALISSGTTPKLLDNETNARYIGYGGMLMESFVAIMAMVAASVIEPGVYFAMNSPPAVVGGDVVAVAQAVSSWGFAITPEALQAVAHDIGETTILARAGGAPTLAVGIAQILHSVLPGENTMAFWYHFAILFEALFILTAVDAGTRAGRFMLQDLLGSFVPALKRTESWTANLIATAGCVAMWGWLLYQGVIDPLGGINTLWPLFGISNQMLAGIALMLGTVVLIKMKRQRYVWVTMLPAVWLLICTTTAGFIKLFDANPAIGFLALAKKYSDALANGQILAPAKDITQMQHVIFNAYTNATLTALFLFVVFSILFYALKVGIAAWGKKERTDKESPFQALPDA